Proteins encoded in a region of the Ruegeria sp. AD91A genome:
- a CDS encoding DUF1523 family protein yields the protein MAYVKWAFIIIFWGTIAVILQYSLPQHDIVRIVNTYEERQDLNDWTRIFWSEPEDQSTSLSNRDVQFIQAVRANGKPIVYRNEDTGWGWPPYFKFDTANLYTEANDAKSTKENPKWVVVTHYGWRNEFMSIFPNAIFIEDVEGPDVRIIPWFNIIFLTIFAALVWAIWVRWRRFRQARIDPMIENVEDGLYAAGDAIEERRNRFRRWLDSWKSK from the coding sequence ATGGCCTATGTGAAATGGGCGTTCATTATCATTTTCTGGGGTACGATTGCCGTGATCCTGCAGTATTCGCTGCCGCAGCATGACATTGTGCGCATCGTGAATACCTATGAAGAACGGCAGGATCTGAACGATTGGACCCGGATATTCTGGTCAGAGCCGGAAGATCAGTCCACCAGCCTGTCCAACCGGGATGTGCAGTTCATTCAGGCGGTGCGGGCCAACGGAAAACCCATCGTATACCGAAACGAGGATACCGGTTGGGGCTGGCCGCCGTATTTCAAGTTCGACACAGCGAACCTCTATACCGAGGCCAATGATGCTAAGTCGACCAAGGAAAACCCGAAATGGGTGGTCGTGACCCATTATGGTTGGCGAAACGAATTCATGTCGATCTTTCCCAACGCCATTTTCATCGAAGATGTAGAAGGGCCGGATGTTCGGATCATTCCCTGGTTCAATATCATCTTCCTGACGATCTTTGCCGCGTTGGTCTGGGCGATATGGGTGCGTTGGCGCAGGTTCCGGCAGGCTCGGATCGATCCGATGATCGAAAACGTGGAAGACGGGCTATATGCAGCCGGTGATGCCATTGAAGAGCGGCGCAACAGGTTTCGCCGCTGGCTGGACAGCTGGAAATCGAAATAG